A window of Longispora fulva contains these coding sequences:
- a CDS encoding MarR family winged helix-turn-helix transcriptional regulator — translation MSTPPQPGAAFLLAQVGAHAAARFAERISEVGVDPPDVGLLRMIASQPGRSQQSLAEQLGVVPSRVVVLVDGLQRRGLVERRRNPQDRRNHALHLTAEAEQVMTRIRELASTHESDICAALDDHQRAQLTELLGAIAAQQGLTPGVHPGYRRP, via the coding sequence ATGAGCACCCCACCGCAGCCCGGAGCGGCCTTCCTGCTCGCCCAGGTGGGGGCGCACGCCGCCGCCCGGTTCGCCGAGCGGATCAGCGAGGTCGGGGTCGACCCGCCCGACGTCGGGCTGCTGCGCATGATCGCCAGCCAGCCGGGCCGCAGCCAGCAGTCCCTCGCGGAGCAGCTCGGAGTGGTGCCGAGCCGGGTCGTCGTCCTCGTCGACGGGCTGCAACGCCGTGGCCTGGTCGAACGGCGGCGCAACCCGCAGGACCGCCGCAACCACGCACTGCACCTCACCGCGGAGGCCGAACAGGTCATGACGCGGATCCGGGAGCTGGCGTCCACACACGAGAGCGACATCTGCGCGGCGTTGGACGACCACCAGCGGGCGCAGCTCACCGAGCTTCTCGGGGCGATCGCGGCCCAGCAGGGCCTCACCCCCGGCGTGCACCCGGGATACCGACGCCCTTAG
- a CDS encoding DUF4386 domain-containing protein: MFTTLFVGGIALGTALAGGDPFPSPFGDPAGTLAYFREHHTAVGVGAALQFAASVPFALYAATTAARLRNLGIRAPGATIALVGGVLAAAMLTLSGLLTWVLSRPDVLTEPALVHALHNLAFATGGVGHVVFAGLLVAGLAVPGLLARLLPRGLAVTGLVIAAVAELATLTLLVPDAAVLLPIARFTGMAWLITAGFLLPSTRTR, translated from the coding sequence GTGTTCACCACCCTGTTCGTCGGAGGGATCGCGCTCGGCACGGCCCTGGCCGGCGGCGACCCGTTCCCGTCGCCGTTCGGCGACCCCGCCGGCACCCTGGCCTACTTCCGCGAACACCACACCGCCGTGGGCGTGGGCGCGGCGCTGCAGTTCGCGGCCTCGGTGCCGTTCGCGCTGTACGCCGCGACCACCGCCGCCCGGCTCCGCAACCTCGGCATCCGCGCACCCGGCGCGACCATCGCGCTGGTCGGCGGGGTGCTGGCTGCGGCCATGCTGACCCTGTCCGGGCTGCTCACCTGGGTGCTGTCCCGCCCAGACGTCCTCACCGAACCGGCGCTGGTGCACGCCCTGCACAACCTCGCGTTCGCCACCGGCGGCGTCGGGCACGTCGTGTTCGCCGGCCTGCTCGTCGCCGGCCTCGCCGTGCCCGGCCTGCTCGCCCGGCTGCTGCCCAGGGGCTTGGCCGTCACCGGCCTGGTCATCGCGGCGGTCGCCGAGCTGGCCACCCTCACCCTGCTCGTCCCGGACGCGGCGGTCCTGCTGCCGATCGCCCGGTTCACCGGCATGGCCTGGCTGATCACGGCCGGCTTCCTGCTGCCCAGTACCCGTACCCGCTGA
- a CDS encoding SGNH/GDSL hydrolase family protein: MTERLVRFQHPEKTLGYLGGVDDERLAALYGLDVAAYQQLRTGLAERAQAAARDLLDDDEFAAKVDKLPFEPGQRIVAIGESTTDDLLSWFEILRHLLALRRPADDITCVNLAVSGHSSTQALTLLPALPHHAPDWILCMLGGNDAQRLGSPTGPTLVSLTETDRNLTALRDLAGHRTGARWVWLTPTLADEARVAAYPHFQRAGLTWANEDLTAIGDLLRQRPEPTVDTRTVTDPDRHLDDGLHLSLAGQRAVAATLVETLATL, translated from the coding sequence ATGACGGAAAGGCTCGTCCGGTTCCAGCACCCGGAGAAGACGCTGGGCTATCTCGGCGGGGTCGACGACGAACGACTCGCGGCGCTGTACGGCCTGGACGTTGCCGCATATCAGCAGCTCCGGACCGGCCTCGCCGAGCGCGCCCAGGCTGCGGCCCGGGACCTGCTCGATGACGATGAGTTCGCGGCGAAGGTCGACAAGCTCCCCTTCGAGCCGGGCCAGCGGATCGTGGCGATCGGTGAGAGCACCACCGACGACCTGCTGTCCTGGTTCGAGATCCTGCGCCACCTACTCGCCCTGCGCCGCCCGGCGGACGACATCACCTGCGTGAACCTGGCGGTGTCGGGCCACAGCAGCACCCAGGCCCTGACCCTGCTCCCGGCCCTGCCGCACCACGCGCCGGACTGGATCCTGTGCATGCTCGGCGGCAACGACGCCCAACGCCTCGGCTCGCCCACCGGCCCGACCCTGGTGAGCCTGACCGAGACGGACCGCAACCTCACGGCCCTCCGCGACCTCGCCGGACACCGGACGGGGGCGCGCTGGGTGTGGCTGACCCCGACCCTGGCCGACGAGGCCAGGGTCGCCGCCTACCCCCACTTCCAGCGGGCCGGACTGACCTGGGCCAACGAGGATCTGACCGCGATCGGCGACCTGCTCCGCCAGCGCCCCGAGCCCACGGTCGACACGCGGACGGTCACCGACCCGGACCGGCACCTCGACGACGGCCTGCACCTGTCCCTGGCCGGCCAGCGCGCCGTGGCCGCCACGCTCGTGGAAACCCTGGCCACGCTGTGA